A stretch of Amycolatopsis balhimycina FH 1894 DNA encodes these proteins:
- a CDS encoding GNAT family N-acetyltransferase: protein MTWTVRVLDPRTDPEPAGWAAFLRAQQAPLTWDYGLLRTESERSRSPDLLTVVTEGDTLVGAVLAMLCGPGRWRGPARWGPRWLEVRHAWAPCHPAWLFAEELDAAACREILRRFERAVCRFTGPGCLGVVYRGIAPDVVGLVSGRGRQVREVQPDLVLENTFTELDDWLASLSRKRRSSLRGQLRKIAADPGVVVRTGPARDDLDPAELAAMLRAHREAKGPLKFDPRGPVTAAYLGELVRRPDVVTTTYHDDRGRLLAFTNLLDHPVMPLQQHWAARPLAEGRPKHLYFGIIAGGVRHMIEHNRKFLSLGGGVVPLKESLGFTPSPLRGVVVPRPVTRW from the coding sequence ATGACCTGGACCGTCCGGGTGCTCGATCCGCGCACGGATCCCGAGCCCGCCGGCTGGGCCGCGTTCCTGCGGGCGCAGCAGGCCCCGCTGACCTGGGACTACGGCCTCCTGCGCACGGAGTCGGAACGCTCCCGCAGCCCGGACCTGCTGACGGTGGTCACCGAAGGGGACACCCTGGTCGGCGCGGTGCTCGCGATGCTGTGCGGTCCCGGCCGGTGGCGTGGGCCGGCCCGGTGGGGGCCACGCTGGCTGGAAGTGCGGCACGCCTGGGCGCCGTGTCACCCCGCTTGGCTGTTCGCCGAAGAGCTGGACGCGGCCGCGTGCCGCGAAATCCTGCGGCGGTTCGAACGGGCGGTCTGCCGGTTCACCGGGCCGGGCTGCCTCGGCGTCGTGTACCGCGGGATCGCCCCGGACGTCGTCGGCCTGGTGTCCGGGCGGGGCAGGCAGGTCCGCGAGGTCCAGCCGGACCTGGTGCTGGAGAACACCTTCACCGAACTCGACGACTGGCTCGCGTCCCTGAGCAGGAAACGGCGGTCGAGCCTGCGCGGCCAGCTCCGCAAGATCGCCGCCGACCCCGGCGTGGTGGTCCGCACCGGCCCCGCCCGCGACGACCTCGACCCGGCCGAGCTGGCGGCGATGCTGCGCGCCCACCGCGAAGCCAAGGGGCCGCTGAAGTTCGACCCACGCGGGCCCGTCACCGCCGCTTACCTCGGCGAGCTCGTCCGCCGCCCGGACGTCGTCACCACGACCTACCACGACGATCGGGGGCGGCTGCTGGCTTTCACCAACCTGCTGGACCACCCCGTGATGCCGCTGCAGCAGCACTGGGCCGCGCGGCCACTCGCCGAGGGACGGCCGAAGCACCTCTACTTCGGCATCATCGCGGGCGGGGTGCGGCACATGATCGAGCACAACCGGAAGTTCCTGTCGCTGGGCGGTGGAGTCGTCCCGCTCAAGGAGTCACTGGGGTTCACGCCGAGCCCGCTGCGCGGCGTGGTCGTGCCGAGGCCGGTGACGCGGTGGTGA
- a CDS encoding prolyl oligopeptidase family serine peptidase, whose amino-acid sequence MSTQSAKQYPPAVVPDRLFDDAEAENRWRARFHAPRISVPEWARDAPEACVYASNASGVWEVYAWNRATDEHRRVTDRPNGTLHATPSPDGEWIWWFDDTDGDEFGSWVREPFAATEGSEPEKAVPDVHDGYQAGLEIGAKIVAVGVSTDDGSELFARVAGETHRFYSHPDDAGISSLSRDESLIAISHSEHGDSRHPALRVLATDGFETVAEKWDGEGKGLSALEFSPLPGDQRLLVLHERRGREELLVWDVRAATETEIELDLPGEVVAGWYPDARALLVVHFHEGRSSLYRYDLDTAELSSVDTPAGRIGGAGVRPDGTVEYSWSSAAEPAAVRARTTDGTDAILLEPPGERAPGSEPVTDAFVEGVGGRIHALVSRPSGAPDGPLPTVFSLHGGPHAADEDRFSAYRATWLDAGFAVVEVNYRGSTGYGSAWRDAIEGRPGLTELEDAAAVHDWAVQSGLSDPAKCVVNGASWGGYLSLLALGTQPSRWAAGVAGVPVADYVAAYEDEMEQLRSFDRGIFGGSPEDVPAVYRECSPITYVDAVKAPVLVLAGDNDPRCPIRQIENYLDRLGGRDLHHEFYRYDAGHGSLVIAETIKQTSIEVHFALRALGLR is encoded by the coding sequence GTGAGCACGCAGTCAGCCAAGCAATATCCGCCCGCGGTGGTCCCGGACCGGCTGTTCGACGACGCCGAAGCCGAGAACCGCTGGCGCGCCCGCTTCCACGCCCCACGCATCTCCGTGCCCGAATGGGCCCGCGATGCCCCCGAAGCATGCGTCTACGCCTCCAACGCCAGCGGCGTCTGGGAGGTCTACGCCTGGAACCGCGCGACGGACGAGCACCGCCGCGTCACCGACCGGCCCAACGGCACCCTGCATGCCACGCCGTCGCCCGACGGCGAGTGGATCTGGTGGTTCGACGACACCGACGGCGACGAGTTCGGCTCCTGGGTCCGCGAGCCGTTCGCCGCGACCGAGGGCAGCGAGCCGGAGAAGGCCGTCCCGGACGTCCACGACGGCTACCAGGCCGGGCTCGAGATCGGCGCGAAGATCGTCGCGGTCGGCGTCTCTACCGACGACGGCAGCGAACTGTTCGCCCGCGTCGCGGGCGAGACGCACCGCTTCTACAGCCACCCGGACGACGCCGGCATCTCGTCGCTCTCCCGTGACGAAAGCCTGATCGCCATCTCGCACTCCGAGCACGGCGACTCGCGGCACCCCGCGCTGCGGGTGCTCGCGACCGACGGGTTCGAGACCGTCGCCGAGAAGTGGGACGGTGAGGGCAAGGGCCTCTCCGCACTCGAATTCTCCCCGCTGCCCGGCGACCAGCGGCTGCTGGTGCTGCACGAACGCCGCGGCCGCGAGGAGCTGCTCGTCTGGGACGTGCGGGCCGCCACCGAGACCGAAATCGAGCTGGACCTACCCGGCGAGGTCGTCGCGGGCTGGTACCCGGACGCGCGCGCCCTGCTGGTCGTCCACTTCCACGAGGGCCGCAGTTCGTTGTACCGCTACGATCTCGACACGGCCGAGCTGTCCTCTGTGGACACTCCGGCCGGGCGGATCGGCGGTGCCGGCGTCCGTCCCGACGGGACGGTCGAGTACTCCTGGTCCAGCGCCGCCGAGCCGGCCGCGGTCCGGGCGCGGACGACCGACGGCACCGACGCGATCCTGCTCGAGCCGCCGGGTGAGCGGGCGCCGGGGTCGGAGCCGGTGACCGACGCGTTCGTCGAAGGCGTCGGCGGGCGGATCCACGCGCTCGTCTCGCGGCCTTCGGGCGCGCCGGACGGCCCGCTGCCCACGGTGTTCTCCCTGCACGGCGGCCCGCACGCGGCGGACGAGGACCGCTTCTCCGCCTACCGCGCGACCTGGCTCGACGCGGGGTTCGCCGTGGTCGAGGTCAACTACCGCGGCTCGACCGGCTACGGCTCGGCCTGGCGCGACGCCATCGAGGGCCGTCCCGGCCTGACCGAGCTGGAGGACGCCGCCGCCGTCCACGACTGGGCCGTCCAGAGTGGACTGAGCGACCCCGCGAAGTGCGTCGTGAACGGCGCTTCCTGGGGCGGCTACCTGTCTCTGCTCGCGCTCGGCACGCAGCCGTCGCGGTGGGCGGCGGGCGTCGCCGGGGTGCCGGTGGCGGACTACGTCGCCGCGTACGAGGACGAGATGGAGCAGCTGCGCTCGTTCGACCGCGGGATCTTCGGCGGCTCGCCGGAGGACGTGCCCGCGGTGTACCGGGAATGCTCGCCGATCACCTACGTCGACGCGGTCAAGGCGCCGGTGCTCGTGCTGGCCGGCGACAACGACCCGCGCTGCCCGATCCGGCAGATCGAGAACTACCTCGACCGCCTCGGCGGCCGTGACCTGCACCACGAGTTCTACCGCTACGACGCCGGCCACGGCTCGCTGGTGATCGCCGAGACGATCAAGCAGACGTCGATCGAGGTCCACTTCGCGCTCCGGGCCCTCGGCCTGCGCTGA
- a CDS encoding glycosyltransferase family 2 protein, whose protein sequence is MTSTFPGPGQGGLSVVIPCFNEVDNVEPSYREIINELGHYSLELFYVDDGSSDGTLEKITALAAADPRVRYVSFSRNFGFEAAFSAGYRYATKPWILHIDADQQFPAAEAEKLIAAAAHGHDAVFGVRTNRQDPRLRRWGTAAFHFLGRRVLRIEIPQGATAFRLVRAELARKIVDLKLGTPYFLATVPRLTSRYTCVPVAHRARERGESKVGMGFLTSHAIELFVGFTRRLTTAASATALFAAGLGVLAAGTAAFGLLGASASAAVLFALLSVLLLVLSLTVRYLVVVGAGQPRPRQFYVREANVVVDAEDRLFTAEDQGGPRLIDVHLGKGVSA, encoded by the coding sequence ATGACCAGTACTTTCCCCGGACCCGGCCAAGGTGGACTCAGCGTAGTCATTCCGTGCTTCAACGAAGTCGACAACGTCGAACCGTCCTATCGGGAAATTATCAACGAACTAGGTCACTACTCGCTTGAACTGTTTTACGTCGATGACGGGAGCAGCGACGGAACACTCGAGAAGATCACTGCCCTCGCCGCGGCCGACCCGCGCGTGCGGTATGTGTCCTTTTCGCGCAACTTCGGTTTCGAGGCCGCGTTCTCGGCCGGCTACCGGTACGCGACGAAGCCGTGGATCCTGCACATCGACGCCGACCAGCAGTTCCCCGCCGCGGAGGCGGAGAAGCTGATCGCGGCCGCCGCACACGGCCACGACGCGGTCTTCGGCGTCCGCACGAACCGCCAGGATCCGCGGCTGCGGCGGTGGGGCACCGCCGCGTTCCACTTCCTCGGCCGCCGCGTGCTGCGCATCGAGATCCCGCAGGGCGCCACGGCGTTCCGGCTGGTCCGCGCCGAACTGGCCCGCAAGATCGTCGACCTGAAGCTCGGCACGCCGTACTTCCTGGCCACGGTCCCGCGGCTGACCAGCCGGTACACCTGCGTCCCGGTCGCACACCGGGCTCGCGAGCGCGGCGAGTCCAAAGTGGGCATGGGCTTCCTGACCTCGCACGCCATCGAGCTGTTCGTCGGCTTCACCCGCAGGCTGACGACGGCGGCGTCCGCGACGGCCCTGTTCGCCGCCGGCCTCGGCGTCCTGGCGGCCGGCACGGCGGCGTTCGGGCTGCTCGGGGCGAGCGCCTCGGCCGCGGTGCTGTTCGCGCTGCTCTCCGTGCTGCTGCTGGTCCTCTCCCTGACCGTGCGCTACCTCGTCGTGGTCGGCGCCGGGCAGCCGAGGCCGCGCCAGTTCTACGTCCGGGAAGCGAACGTCGTCGTCGACGCCGAAGACCGGCTCTTCACGGCCGAGGACCAGGGGGGTCCGCGGCTCATCGATGTCCATCTGGGGAAAGGCGTTTCAGCGTGA
- a CDS encoding class I SAM-dependent methyltransferase, giving the protein MLEGYAPGYGRDAVSMMAARTAAERATFAQPLFRPGTWVVDLGCGPGSITLGLAAESRVAGVDLDAGQVALARAAARRAGRSTVDFLVASAYDLPFADASVDVAFSHGLFEHLSRPANALAELRRILRPGGRLALSTSDWSKARLRPKTANVDAALRGHYLLRRRAGGDPFAGRHIADECARAGFTEVVSRARYREDMSYRDLAKYVESRLDQAIADPEFGRDRDQLASAARSALVWTRGGDGDFSQCWVEVTATR; this is encoded by the coding sequence GTGCTGGAGGGTTACGCGCCGGGCTACGGGCGAGACGCGGTTTCGATGATGGCCGCGCGCACGGCCGCGGAGCGCGCGACGTTCGCCCAGCCCCTGTTCCGGCCGGGCACGTGGGTGGTCGACCTGGGCTGCGGTCCCGGCTCGATCACCCTGGGCCTGGCCGCCGAGTCGCGGGTGGCGGGCGTCGACCTCGACGCCGGTCAGGTGGCGCTGGCCCGCGCGGCCGCCCGCCGCGCCGGAAGGTCCACAGTGGACTTCCTGGTGGCGTCGGCGTACGACCTGCCGTTCGCCGACGCGAGCGTCGACGTGGCGTTTTCCCACGGGTTGTTCGAGCACCTTTCCCGTCCCGCGAACGCACTGGCGGAGCTGCGCCGGATCCTGCGGCCGGGTGGCAGGCTGGCGTTGTCCACTTCGGACTGGAGCAAGGCGCGGCTGAGGCCGAAGACGGCGAACGTCGACGCGGCCCTGCGTGGCCACTACCTGCTGCGCCGTCGCGCGGGCGGCGACCCGTTCGCGGGCCGTCACATCGCGGACGAGTGCGCGCGGGCGGGTTTCACGGAGGTGGTTTCGCGTGCCCGCTACCGCGAGGACATGAGCTACCGGGACCTGGCGAAGTACGTGGAATCCCGCCTGGACCAGGCGATCGCGGACCCGGAGTTCGGCCGCGACCGCGACCAGCTGGCGAGCGCGGCCCGGTCGGCGTTGGTGTGGACCCGCGGCGGCGACGGTGATTTCAGCCAGTGCTGGGTCGAGGTGACGGCGACCCGCTGA
- a CDS encoding transglycosylase domain-containing protein, with translation MRKADGLFKLIGLCLLAGVLVAGMLFPVVGAAGVMSNQASETVEKTSSDLADIPPPLVTTVTDNAGQPIATLYDQFRLPINENQINEAMKWALVSVEDKRFYEHHGVDWQGTLRAAVSNSTGADTQGASSLTQQLTKNYLINVVYRNDPIGQKKAQEQSISRKLKEARIAINLETKLTKQQILANYLNIVEFSRQIFGIGAAAHAYFDTTPEKLTVPQAALLAGLVNNPINNDPWKHPDKATARRNLVFDRMVENKKLAKADADRFKGEPLGVVADGPKKGAANCIGAGAEDGFFCQYVEDYLIKAGFTKDQLYTGGYTIKTTLDQRANHEAKASAEAQVDKTQPYIANTLSLIKPGKQRHEVVALAANRDYGQNPDAGQTTYTLPAGVYNSGGAGSSYKVFTTAAAMEKGIVGIYTPVDVPENYVSHVFTGGGDSCPQTGPPLRSRWYCVGNAGDYSRVAQGANIQTALATSPNTTFVELEDRLGSTAPAIDIARRLGMRDTMASTIGGGTADPKSQDEKKRLSQAQVYGPNGNNPGYGAFTLGFSPLSGLELGNVGATILSGGVWCPPTPIGAVTDRNGKPVPVKEAPCEQAVPEGLANTLAVGMSKDDQPGGTSFKAASGAGWNRPSIGKTGTTQANVSAAFFGGTPQLAGAAMTFKFGGGRGGICDGGPGQVSLCGGGRDGNIFGGHAPARTFFGAMKNILDGQPPADLPQPDPQYMGGGAR, from the coding sequence GTGCGAAAAGCGGATGGTTTGTTCAAGCTCATCGGCCTCTGCCTGCTCGCGGGGGTGCTCGTCGCCGGCATGCTCTTCCCGGTCGTGGGGGCCGCCGGTGTCATGTCCAACCAGGCCAGCGAGACGGTGGAGAAGACGTCGTCCGACCTCGCCGACATCCCTCCGCCGCTGGTCACGACGGTCACCGACAACGCCGGCCAGCCGATCGCGACCCTCTACGACCAGTTCCGGCTGCCGATCAACGAGAACCAGATCAACGAGGCCATGAAGTGGGCCCTGGTCTCGGTCGAGGACAAGCGGTTCTACGAGCACCACGGCGTCGACTGGCAGGGCACGCTGCGCGCGGCCGTCAGCAACAGCACCGGAGCCGACACCCAGGGCGCCTCGTCGCTGACCCAGCAGCTCACCAAGAACTACCTGATCAACGTCGTCTACCGGAACGACCCGATCGGGCAGAAGAAGGCCCAGGAGCAGTCGATCTCCCGCAAGCTGAAGGAAGCGCGGATCGCGATCAACCTCGAGACGAAGCTGACCAAGCAGCAGATCCTGGCCAACTACCTCAACATCGTCGAGTTCTCCCGGCAGATCTTCGGCATCGGCGCGGCCGCGCACGCGTACTTCGACACGACCCCGGAGAAGCTCACCGTGCCGCAGGCCGCACTGCTGGCCGGCCTGGTGAACAACCCGATCAACAACGACCCGTGGAAGCACCCGGACAAGGCCACCGCGCGCCGCAACCTGGTGTTCGACCGGATGGTGGAGAACAAGAAGCTGGCCAAGGCCGACGCCGACCGCTTCAAGGGCGAGCCGCTGGGCGTCGTGGCGGACGGCCCGAAGAAGGGGGCGGCCAACTGCATCGGCGCGGGCGCCGAGGACGGGTTCTTCTGCCAGTACGTCGAGGACTACCTGATCAAGGCCGGGTTCACCAAGGACCAGCTCTACACCGGCGGCTACACGATCAAGACCACGCTCGACCAGCGCGCCAACCACGAGGCGAAGGCGTCGGCCGAGGCGCAGGTCGACAAGACCCAGCCGTACATCGCGAACACGTTGTCGCTGATCAAACCGGGCAAGCAGCGGCACGAGGTGGTCGCGCTGGCGGCGAACCGCGACTACGGCCAGAACCCGGACGCCGGCCAGACGACGTACACCCTGCCCGCCGGCGTCTACAACTCCGGCGGTGCCGGCTCGTCGTACAAGGTCTTCACCACCGCCGCGGCGATGGAGAAGGGGATCGTCGGGATCTACACGCCGGTCGACGTGCCGGAAAACTACGTGTCGCACGTGTTCACCGGTGGCGGCGACAGCTGCCCGCAGACCGGGCCACCGTTGCGCTCGCGCTGGTACTGCGTGGGCAACGCCGGTGACTACAGCCGGGTCGCCCAGGGCGCGAACATCCAGACCGCGCTCGCGACGTCGCCGAACACCACGTTCGTCGAGCTGGAGGATCGGCTCGGCAGCACGGCGCCGGCGATCGACATCGCCCGGCGGCTCGGGATGCGCGACACGATGGCGAGCACGATCGGCGGTGGCACGGCCGACCCGAAGTCCCAGGACGAGAAGAAGCGGCTCAGCCAGGCGCAGGTCTACGGGCCCAACGGCAACAACCCGGGCTACGGCGCGTTCACCCTCGGCTTCAGCCCGCTCAGCGGCTTGGAGCTGGGCAACGTCGGGGCGACCATCCTGTCCGGTGGCGTCTGGTGCCCGCCGACGCCGATCGGCGCGGTGACCGACCGGAACGGCAAGCCGGTGCCGGTCAAGGAAGCGCCGTGCGAACAGGCCGTGCCCGAGGGCCTGGCGAACACCCTGGCCGTCGGCATGTCGAAGGACGACCAGCCGGGCGGCACGTCGTTCAAGGCGGCCAGCGGGGCAGGCTGGAACCGGCCGAGCATCGGCAAGACGGGCACGACGCAGGCCAACGTCTCGGCGGCCTTCTTCGGCGGCACCCCGCAGCTGGCGGGGGCGGCGATGACGTTCAAGTTCGGCGGCGGCCGGGGCGGTATCTGCGATGGCGGCCCCGGGCAGGTCAGCCTCTGCGGCGGCGGCCGCGACGGCAACATCTTCGGTGGTCACGCGCCGGCCCGCACGTTCTTCGGCGCGATGAAGAACATCCTGGACGGCCAGCCGCCGGCGGACCTCCCGCAACCGGACCCGCAGTACATGGGCGGGGGCGCCCGCTAG
- a CDS encoding metallophosphoesterase, whose translation MGTLALGAATLGYAVGIERRHWTLRTAQLPVLAPGSRPFTILHVSDLHMLPGHRSKQRWVAALDELNPDLVVNTGDNLSHRQAVPAVLRALGPLLDRPGVFVFGSNDYYAPKPKNPARYLMPHGKKKRIHGVQLPWRDLRAAFVEHGWTDLTHVRRTIDVGGQPVFAAGVDDPHLRRDRYADIAGPADSAAAVRLGVTHSPEPRVLDTFATDGYDLVLAGHTHGGQLRLPGYGALVTNCELDRSRARGASRWGAHMWLHVSAGLGTSPWAPARFACPPEASLLTLVPRGSGSDEPRKSAPRKARDSVR comes from the coding sequence GTGGGGACGCTGGCGCTCGGCGCCGCGACCCTCGGTTACGCCGTCGGCATCGAACGGCGCCACTGGACCCTCCGCACCGCACAACTCCCGGTGCTGGCACCCGGGTCGCGGCCGTTCACCATCCTGCACGTCTCGGACCTGCACATGCTGCCCGGCCACCGGAGCAAGCAGCGCTGGGTGGCCGCGCTCGACGAGCTGAACCCGGACCTCGTCGTCAACACCGGCGACAACCTGTCGCACCGGCAGGCCGTCCCGGCCGTGCTGCGCGCGCTGGGCCCGCTGCTCGACCGGCCCGGCGTGTTCGTCTTCGGCAGCAACGACTACTACGCGCCCAAGCCGAAGAACCCGGCCCGCTACCTGATGCCGCACGGCAAGAAGAAGCGCATCCACGGCGTCCAGCTGCCGTGGCGCGACCTGCGCGCGGCGTTCGTCGAGCACGGCTGGACCGACCTGACGCACGTCCGCCGCACGATCGACGTCGGCGGGCAGCCGGTGTTCGCGGCCGGCGTCGACGACCCCCACCTGCGCCGCGACCGCTACGCCGACATCGCGGGCCCGGCCGACAGCGCCGCCGCCGTCCGCCTCGGCGTCACGCACTCGCCCGAGCCGCGGGTGCTGGACACCTTCGCCACGGACGGTTACGACCTGGTGCTGGCCGGCCACACCCACGGCGGTCAGCTCCGCCTCCCGGGCTACGGCGCGCTCGTCACCAACTGTGAGCTGGACCGCAGCCGGGCCCGGGGCGCCTCCCGGTGGGGAGCGCACATGTGGCTGCACGTGTCGGCCGGGCTCGGGACTTCGCCGTGGGCGCCCGCGCGGTTCGCCTGTCCGCCCGAGGCCAGCCTGTTGACGCTGGTCCCGCGCGGATCGGGGTCCGACGAACCCCGTAAGTCGGCCCCCCGGAAAGCCCGCGACAGTGTCCGCTAG
- a CDS encoding ArsA family ATPase, translated as MTTIDIDALLDDPESRVIVCCGSGGVGKTTTAAALALRAAERGRQTVVLTIDPARRLAQALGLRELGNHPKQVQVEGFEPKGELWAMMLDMRRTFDDMVRVHAGPERAEQLLQNPFYQTISTSFSGTQEYMAMEKLGQLAATGDWDLIIVDTPPSRSALDFLDAPTRLSSALDGRMIRLLTGPAKAGGWGLRKVVNAGFSMFAKAVSTIIGGQLLTDASAFMQAFDSMFGGFRERARKTAELLRSSGTSFLVVAAPEPDALREASYFVERLSAESMPLAGLIANRTHPVLAPLSGTEALAAAESLQNAPLAEAVLRLHADRVGLAAREERLLARFTRAHPEVALARVPALAGDVHDLDGLRDIGVKLAD; from the coding sequence GTGACCACCATCGACATCGACGCGCTGCTCGACGACCCGGAGAGCCGCGTGATCGTCTGCTGCGGCTCCGGCGGCGTCGGCAAGACGACGACCGCCGCGGCCCTGGCACTGCGGGCGGCCGAGCGCGGCCGCCAGACCGTGGTGCTGACGATCGACCCCGCGCGCCGCCTCGCCCAGGCGCTCGGCCTGCGCGAGCTGGGCAACCACCCGAAGCAGGTGCAGGTCGAGGGGTTCGAGCCCAAGGGCGAGCTGTGGGCGATGATGCTCGACATGCGCCGCACCTTCGACGACATGGTGCGCGTGCACGCCGGACCGGAACGCGCCGAGCAGCTGCTGCAGAACCCCTTCTACCAGACCATTTCCACGTCGTTCTCCGGCACGCAGGAGTACATGGCGATGGAGAAGCTGGGCCAGCTCGCGGCCACCGGCGACTGGGACCTGATCATCGTCGACACCCCGCCGAGCCGGTCCGCGCTGGACTTCCTGGACGCGCCGACGCGGCTTTCGTCCGCTTTGGACGGCCGGATGATCCGGCTCCTGACGGGCCCGGCCAAGGCCGGCGGCTGGGGCCTGCGCAAGGTCGTCAACGCGGGGTTCTCGATGTTCGCCAAGGCCGTGTCGACGATCATCGGCGGCCAGCTGCTGACCGACGCGTCGGCGTTCATGCAGGCCTTCGACAGCATGTTCGGCGGCTTCCGCGAGCGCGCCCGCAAGACGGCGGAGCTGCTCCGCTCGTCCGGGACGTCGTTCCTGGTCGTGGCCGCACCGGAGCCGGACGCGCTGCGCGAGGCGTCCTACTTCGTGGAGCGGCTCTCGGCGGAGTCGATGCCGCTGGCCGGGTTGATCGCGAACCGGACGCACCCGGTGCTCGCCCCGCTGTCCGGGACCGAGGCGCTGGCCGCGGCCGAGTCCCTGCAGAACGCGCCGCTGGCCGAGGCCGTACTTCGGCTGCACGCGGACCGCGTCGGCCTCGCGGCCCGCGAGGAACGGCTGCTGGCCCGGTTCACCCGGGCGCACCCCGAGGTGGCGCTGGCCCGGGTTCCCGCGCTGGCCGGCGACGTCCACGACCTCGACGGCCTGCGCGACATCGGCGTGAAACTCGCCGACTGA
- a CDS encoding ATP-grasp domain-containing protein, whose translation MTSSKKDPTRTLVILGGADGSVSTYERARELGFRTICVDVRPGAPAVACADEFLQVSVRAPEQIAAALDGRRDLAGVLCPASDVGLPTLAWLTRHWGMPDPLPEYAVKASTDKSVFRALCDHLGLPSYRSVGGRPGPELVAAAQQLRFPTLVKPVDSSGSRGVVSCSGPGRLTAAFTESLAFSPSGRLVVEEHLDGAHFTIEALVVDGRIVFHAVTDRTLTPPPFFVTSSHLLPGELPADVELQLIEALDLICTELGYRTGPLTLDAVLGRDGRLYLIEMGARMGGNGLAEAIEHCYGADLIAAGIAAATGGEVRLDLHEPKPTLVHILASDRGGHLSRVDGVDDVRSLPGLVGLHLFAEEGSFVRPYEQAGYKLGYVVLTADSVPELLAVENAVRGTLKFLLHEQDMAVPLP comes from the coding sequence GTGACGAGTTCCAAAAAGGACCCGACGAGAACCCTGGTGATCCTGGGGGGCGCGGACGGTTCGGTCAGCACCTACGAGCGGGCGAGGGAGCTGGGGTTCCGCACGATCTGCGTCGACGTCCGGCCCGGCGCGCCCGCGGTGGCCTGTGCGGACGAGTTCCTGCAGGTCAGCGTCCGCGCGCCGGAGCAGATCGCGGCGGCGCTCGACGGGCGCCGCGACCTGGCCGGCGTGCTGTGCCCGGCCAGCGACGTCGGGTTGCCGACGCTGGCCTGGCTGACCCGGCACTGGGGCATGCCGGATCCGCTGCCGGAGTACGCGGTGAAGGCGTCGACCGACAAGTCCGTGTTCCGCGCGCTGTGTGACCACCTCGGACTGCCGAGCTACCGCAGTGTCGGCGGCCGGCCGGGGCCGGAACTGGTGGCCGCCGCCCAGCAGCTGCGCTTCCCCACGCTGGTCAAGCCGGTCGACTCGTCCGGCAGCCGGGGTGTCGTCTCGTGCTCCGGCCCCGGCCGGCTGACCGCGGCGTTCACCGAGTCCCTCGCGTTCTCGCCCTCGGGCCGCCTGGTGGTGGAAGAACACCTCGACGGCGCGCACTTCACCATCGAGGCACTGGTCGTCGACGGCCGGATCGTCTTCCACGCCGTCACCGACCGCACGCTGACGCCGCCGCCGTTCTTCGTGACGTCGTCGCACCTGCTGCCCGGCGAGCTGCCGGCGGACGTCGAGCTGCAGCTGATCGAAGCGCTCGACCTGATCTGCACCGAGCTCGGCTACCGCACCGGCCCGCTCACCCTGGACGCCGTCCTCGGCCGGGACGGGCGGCTCTACCTCATCGAGATGGGTGCCCGGATGGGCGGCAACGGCCTGGCGGAGGCGATCGAGCACTGCTACGGCGCCGACCTGATCGCCGCCGGGATCGCGGCCGCCACCGGCGGCGAGGTGCGGCTGGACCTGCACGAGCCGAAGCCGACCCTGGTGCACATTCTCGCCTCCGACCGCGGCGGCCACCTGTCCCGTGTGGACGGTGTCGACGACGTGCGCTCGCTGCCCGGCCTGGTCGGGCTGCACCTGTTCGCCGAGGAGGGTTCCTTCGTCCGGCCCTACGAGCAGGCCGGCTACAAGCTGGGTTACGTCGTGCTCACCGCCGATTCGGTGCCCGAGCTGCTCGCCGTGGAGAACGCCGTGCGCGGCACGCTGAAGTTCCTGCTCCACGAGCAGGACATGGCGGTACCCCTGCCGTGA
- a CDS encoding WhiB family transcriptional regulator, translating into METNQSSWRINASCRDADPDGLFVRGAEQNRAKAVCMGCPVRTECLAEALDGRINFGVWGGMTERERRALLRRRPDVESWAVLLEAAKRNAQERVEVG; encoded by the coding sequence ATGGAAACCAACCAGTCGAGCTGGCGAATCAACGCGTCCTGCCGGGACGCCGATCCGGACGGCCTGTTCGTCCGGGGTGCGGAGCAGAACCGGGCGAAAGCCGTCTGCATGGGCTGCCCGGTCCGCACGGAATGCCTCGCCGAAGCACTCGACGGCCGGATCAACTTCGGCGTGTGGGGAGGCATGACCGAACGCGAGCGGCGCGCGTTGCTGCGCCGCCGCCCCGACGTGGAGAGCTGGGCTGTCCTGCTCGAAGCGGCCAAGCGGAACGCACAGGAGCGGGTCGAGGTCGGCTGA